GCGCCTTCCTCGACCAAATGTTGACCAACTCGAAGGACCAGGCCTTCGTCATCCAGTTTGCCCACCAGACCGAACTGCTGCAGGACCTGACCTCTTCGCGGCCGAAGCTGCAGGAGGCCCTCAAGGAGCTGGACACCCCCGGAACCGGCTCCAGCGCCCATGATCCCGACGACTCAAGCAGTAGCTCCGGCGGTAACAACGGCAATAATAGCGGCCGCCGCCGCTATCGCTCCGGAGGCACCACGCTATATGACGCCAACTTCCTCGCCTCCGACGAGTTGATGGTGAAGCAGAAGGGGCGCAAGGCCCTCATTATCCTCTCCGACGGCGTCGACAACGGCTCGAAGGAGTCGCTGGCCAAGTCCATCGAGACCGCCCAGCGGGCTGACACCGTCATCTACGCCATTTACTTCAAGGGCGAGGAGCCGCAGGACTTCGGCGACCGTCAGCGGAGCAGCGGCGGACGCTTCCCGGGCGGAGGCTACCCTGGGGGTGGTCCTTTTCCTGGAGGCGGCGGTGGTGGTTATCCTGGCGGCGGCGGGGGCGGTTATCCTGGCGGTGGCGGAGGCTATCCCGGCGGTGGGGGTCGCGGCGGCGGCAACCCGGGAACGAGCCACGCGGACGGCAAGAAGATCCTCGAGCGCATGGCCACCGAGACCGGCGGCCGCCTCTTCGAGGTCAACAAGAAGCAGACCTTCGCCCAGATCTATACACAGATCGCCGAGGAGCTTCGCGCCCAGTACCGCCTCGGCTACACCCTCGACCCGGCGACCGCAGCCGAAGGCTACCATCAGGTTGATCTCGCTACGAAGAAGAAGGATCTCTACGTCCAGACCCGCGGCGGCTACTATATCGGCAAGTAAGTGCTGATTTACTCGGTAGATACGCCGCTTCCGCTGATATTATAGGGAGGACCCGCCGGCCACTGTTTTGCGACCTGGCGCGTCTCTAGCGCATCATCAA
The Edaphobacter bradus genome window above contains:
- a CDS encoding VWA domain-containing protein, whose product is MKDLRSIRLPHFAGLLLLLPVSLHAQQAAADQKPVGSAATISVDARLVNLPVVVRDKKGALVQSLTKDDFTLQVDGHPQTIRYFDIDKDLPLTLGLLVDTSLSQRKAIDDERTASSAFLDQMLTNSKDQAFVIQFAHQTELLQDLTSSRPKLQEALKELDTPGTGSSAHDPDDSSSSSGGNNGNNSGRRRYRSGGTTLYDANFLASDELMVKQKGRKALIILSDGVDNGSKESLAKSIETAQRADTVIYAIYFKGEEPQDFGDRQRSSGGRFPGGGYPGGGPFPGGGGGGYPGGGGGGYPGGGGGYPGGGGRGGGNPGTSHADGKKILERMATETGGRLFEVNKKQTFAQIYTQIAEELRAQYRLGYTLDPATAAEGYHQVDLATKKKDLYVQTRGGYYIGK